TGCGGACGGAGTTGTTACCGCAAATGGCCGGGGCAGTGCCGGAGGAGGTGTTCTTTTATGGCACCGGCTGCGGCAATGAGCAGAATGTAGCGATGGTAAAAGCCAGTCTGCAGAAAGTATGGCCCGGCGCCGGCATAACGGTGCACCATGACCTGATGGCTGCCGCCAGAGCACTCTGTGGCCGTGAGCCGGGCGTGGCCAGTATCCTCGGCACCGGCTCGAATTCCTGTTACTACGACGGCACCACTATTGTCAAGAATAATCCCGGTCTGGGTTTCATACTCGGGGACGAAGGCAGCGGCGCTTTCCTCGGAAAAAAGATCGTACAATATTATCTTTACCAGACCTTCGACGATGAAATGCGCTTCCGCTTTGAGGAAAAATTCAAGGTGAATAAAGACCAGATATTGGAGAACGTGTACCGCAAACCCTTGCCTAACCGTTACCTGGCCTCTTTTACACCCTTTCTCTCCGAAAACAGGGACCACTACATGATCGAAAACATCCTGGAAGACGGGCTGAACGAGTTTTTCTTTAATCATATTTACAAATACAGCGAAAGCTGGACCGTGCCGCTGCACTTCACCGGAAGCGTAGCCTGGCATTTCCGCGACATCCTCGAAGAGCTGTGCCACCTGTATGAGCTGCAGCTCGGCAACGTGCTTAAAAACCCGATGGATGGGCTGACCGAGTTTCACGAGGAAGAATAAAAAACTTATGACATTCACGAAAGTAACAGAACAAACAAGCGATTACCGCCACCTGGAAACCATGAGTATCCGGGAAGTGCTGACCAATATCAATAAAGAAGACCAGACTGTTCCCCTGGCTGTTGAAAAAGCCATTCCGCAGATCATGAAACTGACTGCCGCTATTACCGACAAAATGCTGGCCGGCGGGCGTCTTTTTTATATGGGCGCCGGAACCAGCGGCCGCCTGGGTATCCTCGATGCATCCGAATGCCCGCCTACG
This genomic stretch from Chitinophaga sp. XS-30 harbors:
- a CDS encoding N-acetylglucosamine kinase; this translates as MPSKVKLVADSGSTKTEWRLMSGKDRSTFHSQGMSPYFMDGLQIEETVRTELLPQMAGAVPEEVFFYGTGCGNEQNVAMVKASLQKVWPGAGITVHHDLMAAARALCGREPGVASILGTGSNSCYYDGTTIVKNNPGLGFILGDEGSGAFLGKKIVQYYLYQTFDDEMRFRFEEKFKVNKDQILENVYRKPLPNRYLASFTPFLSENRDHYMIENILEDGLNEFFFNHIYKYSESWTVPLHFTGSVAWHFRDILEELCHLYELQLGNVLKNPMDGLTEFHEEE